One region of Anaeromyxobacter paludicola genomic DNA includes:
- a CDS encoding SDR family NAD(P)-dependent oxidoreductase codes for MSQKLEGKVAVVTGASKGIGASIARHLAAEGAAVVVDYVSDHEGAARVVADIAREGGRAVAVRADVAQPEDVRRLFAETRRAFGRLDVLVNNAGVYEFASLEEVTARHFHRQFDINVLGLILATQEAIKHLGPEGGSIINISSVAATAAPANTSVYSATKAAVDAATRALAKELGPRKIRVNSINPGMVETEGVRAAGFAQGDFRKQIEVQTPLGRIGQPEDVGPVAVFLASGDSGWITGETLHVSGGNR; via the coding sequence ATGTCTCAGAAGCTCGAAGGGAAGGTCGCGGTCGTCACTGGCGCGTCGAAGGGCATCGGAGCGTCGATCGCCCGGCACCTCGCCGCGGAGGGGGCCGCCGTCGTCGTCGACTACGTCTCGGACCACGAGGGCGCCGCGCGGGTCGTCGCCGACATCGCCCGCGAGGGAGGCAGGGCCGTCGCGGTCCGGGCCGACGTGGCCCAGCCCGAGGACGTCCGGCGGCTGTTCGCCGAGACCCGGCGGGCCTTCGGACGGCTCGACGTCCTCGTCAACAACGCAGGGGTCTACGAGTTCGCGTCCCTCGAGGAGGTCACCGCGAGGCACTTCCACCGGCAGTTCGACATCAACGTGCTGGGGCTGATCCTGGCCACGCAGGAGGCCATCAAGCACCTCGGCCCCGAGGGCGGCAGCATCATCAACATCAGCTCGGTGGCCGCCACCGCCGCCCCTGCGAACACCTCGGTCTACAGCGCGACGAAGGCGGCCGTCGACGCGGCCACCCGGGCGCTGGCGAAGGAGCTCGGGCCCCGGAAGATTCGGGTCAACTCCATCAATCCCGGCATGGTGGAGACCGAGGGGGTGCGCGCCGCGGGTTTCGCGCAGGGCGACTTCCGCAAGCAGATCGAGGTGCAGACGCCGCTCGGCCGGATCGGCCAGCCCGAAGACGTGGGGCCGGTCGCCGTCTTCCTGGCGTCGGGCGACTCCGGGTGGATCACGGGCGAGACGCTCCACGTCTCTGGCGGGAACCGCTGA
- a CDS encoding TetR/AcrR family transcriptional regulator, translating into MGRPRVFDVDEALDRALRVFWRKGYEGTSLSDLTRAMRISRPSLYAAFGNKEQLFRRVLDRYAEGPAAYVGEALAEPTARAVVERLWRGAVDQLTAPRSPRGCLLVQGGLACGDEAQPIRRELAMRRDAGVAALRARFERAVAEHDLPPGSDPGELARYAAAVGHGMAVLAAGGAGREELARVAERALRAWPS; encoded by the coding sequence ATGGGACGCCCGCGCGTATTCGACGTGGATGAAGCGCTGGATCGCGCCCTGCGCGTCTTCTGGCGCAAGGGGTACGAGGGCACGTCCCTCTCCGACCTCACGCGGGCCATGCGCATCAGCCGGCCCAGCCTCTACGCCGCGTTCGGCAACAAGGAGCAGCTCTTCCGCAGGGTCCTCGACCGCTACGCCGAGGGGCCCGCGGCCTACGTCGGGGAGGCCCTCGCCGAGCCGACCGCGCGCGCGGTGGTGGAGCGGTTGTGGCGCGGGGCCGTCGACCAGCTGACCGCGCCGCGATCCCCGCGCGGCTGCCTCCTGGTGCAGGGCGGCCTCGCCTGCGGGGACGAGGCCCAGCCGATCCGCCGGGAGCTGGCGATGCGGCGGGACGCGGGGGTGGCCGCGCTGCGCGCGCGCTTCGAGCGGGCGGTGGCCGAGCACGACCTGCCTCCCGGCTCGGACCCCGGCGAGCTCGCGCGCTACGCCGCGGCGGTGGGCCACGGGATGGCCGTGCTGGCGGCGGGTGGCGCGGGCCGGGAGGAGCTGGCGCGGGTCGCGGAGCGGGCGCTCCGCGCCTGGCCGAGCTGA
- a CDS encoding diguanylate cyclase produces MAHSVLLVDDERFARTVYSDYLRATGYEVAVAEDAAAALEALRARRFDVLITDVILPGSDGLELLAAAKQLDPDIEALVITALDRVDPAVRAMKSGASDYLVKPVTPEALQVAVQRCLSTRALLAENKALRAHLQLFETCQRLAASMERDKLVQMALAAVASECGGRGAVLLERTRAGAVAAAGRHALGDAEAEALVAASAPRLAGLSPAEPTVLPAVEGMGVPVLFPVTDGQVVLAVAAVIAPAPPTAERLGGAQFVCRHFGLALRTFGQLKQVEHLAYLDDLTHLYNVRFLDLALEREIQNGRPFTVLFMDLDRFKSVNDTHGHLNGSKLLVEVARVLKACVRDDDVVARYGGDEYVAVLMGIDSGVGLKVAERIRRAIEDHVFLSRESARVHITASIGLASFPEHTRDKAEVLDLADRAMYRGKRSTRNVVYLASKDLPPAPAR; encoded by the coding sequence ATGGCCCACTCGGTGCTCCTCGTCGACGACGAGCGCTTCGCGCGGACGGTCTACTCCGACTACCTCCGCGCCACCGGCTACGAGGTGGCGGTGGCCGAGGACGCCGCCGCCGCGCTCGAGGCGCTGCGGGCCCGCCGCTTCGACGTCCTCATCACCGACGTGATCCTGCCCGGCTCGGACGGGCTCGAGCTCCTCGCGGCGGCGAAGCAGCTCGACCCCGACATCGAGGCGCTCGTCATCACCGCCCTCGACCGGGTGGACCCGGCGGTCCGGGCCATGAAGTCCGGCGCGAGCGACTACCTCGTGAAGCCGGTCACGCCGGAGGCGCTGCAGGTCGCGGTCCAGCGCTGCCTCTCCACCCGCGCGCTCCTCGCCGAGAACAAGGCCCTGCGCGCGCACCTGCAGCTCTTCGAGACCTGCCAGCGGCTCGCCGCCAGCATGGAGCGCGACAAGCTCGTGCAGATGGCGCTCGCCGCGGTCGCCTCGGAGTGCGGCGGCCGGGGGGCGGTCCTGCTCGAGCGGACGCGCGCCGGCGCCGTGGCCGCGGCGGGGCGGCACGCGCTCGGCGACGCGGAGGCGGAGGCGCTCGTGGCCGCGAGCGCGCCGCGCCTCGCCGGCCTCTCGCCCGCCGAGCCGACCGTGCTGCCGGCGGTCGAGGGGATGGGCGTCCCGGTCCTCTTCCCGGTGACCGACGGACAGGTGGTGCTGGCCGTCGCGGCGGTGATCGCACCCGCGCCCCCGACCGCGGAACGGCTCGGCGGCGCCCAGTTCGTCTGCCGCCACTTCGGGCTGGCGCTCCGCACGTTCGGCCAGCTCAAGCAGGTGGAGCACCTCGCCTACCTCGACGACCTCACGCACCTCTACAACGTCCGCTTCCTCGACCTGGCGCTCGAGCGGGAGATCCAGAACGGCCGGCCCTTCACCGTGCTCTTCATGGACCTCGACCGCTTCAAGTCGGTGAACGACACCCACGGCCACCTCAACGGCTCGAAGCTGCTCGTGGAGGTGGCCCGGGTCCTCAAGGCCTGCGTCCGCGACGACGACGTGGTGGCGCGCTACGGCGGCGACGAGTACGTGGCGGTGCTCATGGGGATCGACTCCGGCGTGGGGCTCAAGGTGGCGGAGCGCATCCGGCGCGCCATCGAGGACCACGTCTTCCTGTCGCGCGAGTCGGCGCGGGTGCACATCACCGCCTCCATCGGCCTCGCGAGCTTCCCCGAGCACACCCGCGACAAGGCCGAGGTGCTCGACCTCGCCGACCGGGCCATGTACCGCGGCAAGCGCTCGACGCGGAACGTGGTCTACCTCGCGTCGAAGGACCTGCCGCCGGCGCCGGCGAGGTAG
- a CDS encoding chemotaxis protein CheW: protein MDSLPAQRQALLFEAGGVRLALRLSHVRKIVAAPGDEAELSVDGLAMAALPVAVALGRPFRPCAFAVVTESSPPTALRVERLLGILDLEAAEVFQLPARSLLPQPPPFLAAIVARGELSLELSPEALGWAAVNPAAEPLAPPPEAPPAPGRELLFERAGQVYAVPLPLLVQVVEQPRVHPVPLTPPVHLGLLYQGRALHAAFDLAAIYGDAPPAAGPAALLVDAGGLAVAVFADRVLGATEAPRDAAVRRPTWDALFAT, encoded by the coding sequence GTGGACTCACTCCCGGCCCAGCGGCAGGCGCTCCTGTTCGAGGCGGGCGGTGTGCGCCTCGCGCTCCGTCTCTCCCACGTGCGGAAGATCGTCGCCGCTCCGGGCGACGAGGCGGAGCTCTCGGTGGACGGGCTCGCCATGGCGGCGCTGCCGGTGGCGGTCGCCCTGGGACGCCCCTTCCGGCCGTGCGCCTTCGCGGTGGTCACCGAGTCGTCGCCCCCCACCGCGCTCCGGGTCGAGCGGCTGCTCGGCATCCTCGACCTGGAGGCCGCCGAGGTGTTCCAGCTCCCGGCGCGGTCGCTGCTCCCGCAGCCGCCGCCCTTCCTCGCGGCCATCGTGGCGCGAGGGGAGCTCTCCCTCGAGCTCTCCCCGGAGGCGCTCGGGTGGGCGGCGGTGAACCCCGCCGCCGAGCCGCTCGCCCCGCCTCCGGAGGCGCCGCCCGCCCCGGGGCGCGAGCTCCTCTTCGAGCGGGCCGGCCAGGTGTACGCCGTGCCGCTGCCCCTGCTGGTGCAGGTGGTGGAGCAGCCGCGCGTGCACCCGGTGCCCCTCACGCCGCCGGTCCACCTGGGCCTCCTCTACCAGGGCAGGGCGCTGCACGCGGCCTTCGACCTCGCCGCCATCTACGGCGACGCGCCGCCCGCGGCGGGGCCGGCGGCGCTGCTCGTGGACGCGGGCGGGCTCGCCGTGGCGGTGTTCGCCGACCGCGTGCTCGGAGCCACCGAGGCCCCGCGCGACGCGGCCGTGCGCCGGCCGACCTGGGACGCGCTCTTCGCCACGTGA
- a CDS encoding response regulator codes for MPKNLLVADDSITIQKVVGIAFAREDVRITAVDNGEDALARARELQPDAILADVLMPRRNGYQLCEAVKSDPELAHIPVMLLAGTFEAFDEALASRVGADAHILKPFQTQALIDQVNALLAAGPSRRPVAAVAAPEPPPAPAAFVPPPVPRPGTAVPPAGAVPSFEPAAVPPPPPPVFAPPPAFDFAPPAPEPAFFASPAEPEPILELAPEPAPADPVLEAEPALEAEPILEAEPVLDSEPVLEAAPLEPEPLLELEEPLAPAPVALQPAEADPFGEIDIDTDDLVEPEAEAPAPALEAFSVEAAADPSEALFGDEPLAAAPVEPLAPEAFAVVEPEPLEPPALEAVEGGALVEPEPMPLELEVIGEITRDLPVAQPVEPTPAEAPYELGTVEEPAREEPFELGEPAPASEEAPVELGEVEPVPEAAPLELGQLEPISEVAPLELGEPEPDLGAAPFELAAGAPEEPFQLGAPEPAAEVPFELAAGAPEEPFQLGGVEPAAEAPFELAAGAPEEPFQLGGAEPAAEVPFELGSVEGATEPSFELGAPEAIGEAAADLGEPAGDLRSERDALFGGPAPAELGEDPYGLEPAAPLPLELGAPELAIAELGAPALELEPAAAAAQALAPGVAPEQDGGEAALRAALAGASREVVERIAWEVVPQLAEAIIRERLDQLMKEKLGR; via the coding sequence ATGCCCAAGAACCTGCTCGTGGCGGACGACTCCATCACCATCCAGAAGGTGGTGGGGATCGCGTTCGCCCGCGAGGACGTCCGGATCACGGCGGTCGACAACGGAGAGGACGCGCTGGCGCGCGCCCGCGAGCTCCAGCCCGACGCCATCCTGGCCGACGTCCTCATGCCCCGCAGGAACGGCTACCAGCTGTGCGAGGCGGTGAAGAGCGATCCCGAGCTGGCGCACATCCCGGTGATGCTGCTCGCTGGCACCTTCGAGGCCTTCGACGAGGCGCTGGCGTCCCGGGTCGGCGCCGACGCGCACATCCTCAAGCCCTTCCAGACGCAGGCGCTCATCGACCAGGTGAACGCGCTCCTCGCGGCCGGGCCCTCGCGCCGGCCCGTCGCCGCGGTCGCCGCGCCCGAGCCGCCTCCGGCCCCCGCCGCCTTCGTCCCGCCGCCGGTGCCGCGACCCGGCACCGCCGTCCCGCCGGCCGGCGCCGTCCCGAGCTTCGAGCCCGCGGCCGTGCCGCCGCCCCCGCCGCCCGTCTTCGCGCCGCCGCCGGCGTTCGACTTCGCCCCACCGGCGCCGGAGCCCGCCTTCTTCGCTTCCCCGGCCGAGCCCGAGCCCATCCTCGAGCTCGCGCCGGAGCCGGCGCCGGCCGACCCGGTCCTGGAGGCCGAGCCTGCCCTCGAGGCGGAGCCGATCCTCGAGGCCGAGCCGGTGCTCGACTCGGAGCCGGTCCTCGAGGCCGCGCCGCTCGAGCCCGAGCCGCTGCTGGAGCTGGAGGAGCCGCTCGCGCCGGCGCCCGTCGCGCTGCAGCCGGCCGAGGCCGATCCGTTCGGCGAGATCGACATCGACACCGACGACCTGGTCGAGCCGGAGGCGGAGGCCCCGGCTCCGGCGCTCGAGGCCTTCTCCGTCGAGGCCGCCGCCGATCCGTCCGAGGCGCTCTTCGGCGACGAGCCGCTCGCCGCCGCCCCCGTCGAGCCGCTCGCGCCCGAGGCCTTCGCGGTGGTGGAGCCTGAGCCGCTCGAGCCGCCCGCCCTCGAGGCCGTCGAGGGCGGCGCCCTCGTGGAGCCCGAGCCGATGCCGCTCGAGCTCGAGGTCATCGGCGAGATCACGCGAGACCTCCCGGTCGCCCAGCCGGTCGAGCCGACTCCCGCCGAGGCGCCGTACGAGCTCGGCACTGTGGAGGAGCCCGCCCGGGAGGAGCCGTTCGAGCTGGGTGAGCCGGCTCCCGCGAGCGAGGAGGCCCCCGTCGAGCTCGGCGAGGTCGAGCCGGTCCCAGAGGCGGCCCCTCTCGAGCTCGGGCAGCTCGAGCCGATCTCCGAGGTGGCGCCCCTCGAGCTCGGCGAGCCGGAGCCGGATCTCGGCGCCGCGCCGTTCGAGCTCGCCGCCGGCGCGCCGGAGGAGCCCTTCCAGCTGGGCGCCCCCGAGCCCGCGGCCGAGGTGCCGTTCGAGCTCGCCGCCGGCGCGCCGGAGGAGCCCTTCCAGCTGGGCGGCGTCGAGCCTGCGGCCGAGGCGCCATTCGAGCTCGCTGCCGGTGCTCCGGAAGAGCCCTTCCAGCTGGGCGGTGCCGAGCCCGCGGCCGAGGTGCCGTTCGAGCTCGGGTCTGTCGAGGGCGCCACCGAGCCGTCGTTCGAGCTCGGGGCCCCCGAGGCCATCGGCGAGGCCGCGGCCGACCTGGGCGAGCCGGCGGGCGACCTCCGCTCCGAGCGCGACGCCCTGTTCGGCGGACCCGCGCCGGCCGAGCTCGGCGAGGACCCGTACGGCCTGGAGCCGGCGGCCCCGCTGCCGCTCGAGCTCGGCGCCCCGGAGCTGGCGATCGCGGAGCTGGGCGCCCCGGCGCTCGAGCTCGAGCCGGCCGCCGCGGCCGCGCAGGCGCTCGCGCCCGGGGTGGCCCCGGAGCAGGACGGCGGCGAGGCGGCCTTGCGAGCCGCCCTCGCGGGCGCCTCCCGCGAGGTGGTCGAGCGGATCGCCTGGGAGGTGGTACCGCAGCTCGCCGAGGCGATCATCCGCGAGCGGCTCGATCAGCTGATGAAGGAGAAGCTCGGGCGCTAG